Proteins co-encoded in one Cytobacillus sp. NJ13 genomic window:
- the rbfA gene encoding 30S ribosome-binding factor RbfA gives MSLRANRVGEQMKKELGEIIGRKIKDPRVGFVTVTDVQVTGDLQQATVFISVLGDEEQRENTLRGLAKAKGFIRSEIGQRIRLRKTPEILFEFDESIDYGNRIESLLHQIQDEGRSKDEERSKEEE, from the coding sequence ATGAGCCTTAGAGCAAATCGAGTTGGAGAACAAATGAAAAAAGAACTGGGCGAAATCATCGGCCGGAAAATAAAGGATCCGCGGGTTGGATTTGTAACAGTCACCGATGTTCAAGTTACTGGGGATCTCCAGCAGGCAACCGTATTTATTTCTGTTCTGGGTGATGAGGAACAGAGGGAAAATACGCTTCGCGGGCTGGCTAAAGCAAAAGGCTTTATCCGATCTGAAATTGGCCAGCGAATCCGGCTGAGAAAAACGCCGGAAATTCTATTCGAATTTGATGAATCAATTGACTACGGAAACCGTATAGAATCATTGCTCCATCAAATTCAGGACGAAGGCCGTTCCAAAGATGAGGAACGCTCCAAAGAAGAAGAATAA
- a CDS encoding DUF503 family protein yields the protein MIIGLAACECIIYDTHSLKEKRAVLQRILTRLKQRYNVSVSEVDYQDLWQRTKIAIVAVSSSQVSTEHELQNALKMIDSFPEIERTITDLEWL from the coding sequence ATGATAATTGGGCTTGCAGCCTGTGAATGTATCATTTATGACACACATTCTTTGAAGGAAAAACGGGCTGTTTTGCAGCGGATTTTAACCCGGCTGAAGCAAAGATACAATGTATCTGTATCTGAGGTGGACTATCAGGACCTATGGCAGCGGACAAAAATTGCCATTGTGGCCGTTTCGTCCAGCCAGGTTTCAACGGAACACGAGCTGCAAAATGCGCTGAAGATGATTGATTCGTTCCCGGAAATTGAACGGACAATTACAGATTTAGAGTGGCTTTAA